One window from the genome of Pseudonocardia hierapolitana encodes:
- a CDS encoding SDR family NAD(P)-dependent oxidoreductase: MGVLDTFRLDGRTALVTGGNRGLGKSFTLALAQAGARVAFVARDADRNAATVAELAAEGVDVLPITGDITVAADVDRAVAETVAGLGGLDILVNNAGACFHNPSWDVPDEEWDTVFDLNVRALWKCSRAAGRHMRAHGGGSIVNVGSMSGFVVNRPQWQPAYNASKAAVHHLTRSLAAEWAPDGIRVNAVAPGYVKTEMSPVHRPELRRYWIEDAPQQRYAMPEEISPSVVFLASDAASFMTGSVLVVDGGYTVF, from the coding sequence ATGGGCGTCCTCGACACGTTCCGCCTCGACGGCCGCACCGCGCTCGTCACGGGTGGGAACCGCGGCCTCGGCAAATCGTTCACCCTCGCGCTGGCGCAGGCGGGCGCCCGCGTCGCCTTCGTGGCCCGGGACGCCGACCGCAACGCCGCCACGGTCGCGGAGCTCGCCGCCGAGGGCGTTGACGTCCTCCCGATCACCGGGGACATCACCGTGGCGGCCGACGTCGACCGCGCCGTCGCCGAGACGGTGGCGGGCCTCGGCGGTCTCGACATCCTCGTCAACAACGCGGGCGCCTGCTTCCACAACCCGTCATGGGACGTGCCGGACGAGGAGTGGGACACGGTGTTCGACCTCAACGTGCGGGCGCTGTGGAAGTGCAGCCGGGCCGCCGGCCGGCACATGCGCGCGCACGGCGGCGGGTCGATCGTGAACGTCGGCTCGATGTCGGGCTTCGTCGTCAACCGGCCGCAGTGGCAGCCGGCCTACAACGCGTCGAAGGCCGCGGTACACCACCTGACGCGGTCGCTCGCCGCCGAATGGGCCCCGGACGGCATCCGGGTCAACGCGGTGGCACCGGGTTACGTCAAGACCGAGATGTCGCCGGTGCACCGGCCCGAGCTGCGGCGCTACTGGATCGAGGACGCGCCGCAGCAGCGCTACGCGATGCCCGAGGAGATCTCGCCGAGCGTCGTGTTCCTCGCCAGCGACGCCGCGTCGTTCATGACCGGTTCCGTGCTGGTCGTCGACGGCGGCTACACGGTCTTCTGA
- a CDS encoding sugar ABC transporter ATP-binding protein has translation MDEVVFSASGVSKSYPGVQALSDLDLDGRAGEVLAICGANGAGKSTFARLLAGQEAPTAGEIRVAGHPEPVADPAEADRAGIMLMHQEPLIVDDFTVGENVWLYRLRAGRDIRPWSLARRSDDELTRQALRDVGLGDVAPGRLAGSLAPGQRQMLALARARVTPHKVLILDETTASTTEEHFADVQEMVAAEKAAGTAVVFVSHRMPEVFALSDRIAVLRGGRLVTVLRTADTDPAEVTTLMIGEGVRALERPPAHRAEGRPPALAVRGLHAGSATDVSFEVRGGEVVGIYGLVGSGRSSVARSVSGQQQPRAGTVEIGGRPVTMRSPGAALRHGVAYLTEDRRREGFVAEFSNAENLSLVTLPRLATAGVVRRRDERAQVSDLIERFQVKGGPQTPTRALSGGNQQKVCLAKWLAADPDVIVLDEPTKGIDVGARLNIYEIIHSLSQQDKAVLVVTSEAEEALLLCHRVLVLRDGRLVAELDAAQASTEDLIRAALGGAPREDAAQGGDAA, from the coding sequence GTGGACGAGGTGGTCTTCTCCGCCAGCGGCGTGAGCAAGAGCTATCCGGGTGTGCAGGCGCTCTCCGACCTCGACCTCGACGGCCGAGCGGGCGAGGTGCTCGCGATCTGCGGCGCCAACGGCGCAGGCAAGTCCACCTTCGCCCGGCTGCTGGCCGGCCAGGAGGCCCCCACCGCCGGTGAGATCCGGGTCGCCGGGCACCCCGAGCCAGTCGCCGACCCCGCGGAGGCCGACCGTGCCGGGATCATGCTCATGCACCAGGAGCCGCTGATCGTCGACGACTTCACCGTGGGCGAGAACGTGTGGCTCTACCGGCTGCGTGCGGGGCGCGACATCCGGCCCTGGTCGCTCGCCCGCCGCAGCGACGACGAGCTCACCCGGCAGGCCCTGCGCGACGTCGGCCTCGGCGACGTCGCGCCCGGCCGGCTCGCCGGGTCCCTCGCCCCGGGGCAGCGGCAGATGCTCGCGCTCGCCCGCGCCCGGGTCACCCCGCACAAGGTGCTGATCCTCGACGAGACCACCGCCTCCACCACCGAGGAGCACTTCGCCGACGTGCAGGAGATGGTGGCCGCGGAGAAGGCCGCGGGCACCGCCGTCGTGTTCGTCTCGCACCGGATGCCCGAGGTGTTCGCGCTCTCGGACCGCATCGCCGTGCTGCGCGGCGGCCGGCTCGTCACGGTGCTGCGCACCGCCGACACCGACCCGGCCGAGGTCACCACGCTGATGATCGGCGAGGGGGTGCGGGCACTGGAGCGGCCGCCAGCGCACCGCGCCGAGGGGCGACCGCCGGCGCTGGCGGTGCGCGGCCTGCACGCGGGCTCGGCCACCGACGTGTCGTTCGAGGTGCGGGGCGGCGAGGTCGTCGGGATCTACGGGCTGGTCGGGAGCGGCCGCTCGTCGGTCGCGCGCTCGGTCTCCGGCCAGCAGCAACCCCGCGCCGGCACCGTCGAGATCGGTGGCCGGCCGGTGACGATGCGCAGCCCCGGCGCCGCGCTGCGGCACGGCGTCGCGTACCTCACCGAGGACCGGCGCCGCGAGGGCTTCGTCGCCGAGTTCAGCAATGCCGAGAACCTCAGCCTCGTCACGCTGCCGCGGCTCGCCACGGCCGGTGTGGTGCGCCGCCGCGACGAGCGGGCACAGGTGAGCGACCTGATCGAGCGGTTCCAGGTCAAGGGCGGCCCGCAGACGCCGACCCGTGCCCTGTCGGGCGGCAACCAGCAGAAGGTCTGCCTCGCCAAGTGGCTCGCCGCCGACCCGGACGTGATCGTGCTCGACGAGCCGACCAAGGGCATCGACGTCGGCGCCCGGCTGAACATCTACGAGATCATCCACAGCCTGTCCCAGCAGGACAAGGCCGTCCTGGTGGTCACCAGCGAGGCCGAGGAAGCCCTGCTGCTGTGCCACCGCGTGCTCGTGCTGCGCGACGGCCGGCTGGTCGCCGAGCTCGACGCCGCGCAGGCCTCGACCGAGGACCTCATCCGCGCCGCCCTGGGCGGGGCCCCGAGAGAAGACGCCGCCCAGGGAGGGGACGCCGCATGA
- a CDS encoding substrate-binding domain-containing protein, translating to MRTPRLLAVAAAASLALLSACGTVGSNSSPDQAQEPKPVSEVTIGFAQRQMDAPYYAAMEAMAQERARAEGFHLLFQNAGGDPVTQLNQVQAMLAQGVDALVVNAISPETQRTQLEQAAGEVPVLFVDTSIPDVGLTAVQSNNKEIGRLSGLLTAQRFGSGATIQVAILNGGPNDEIVGPARQEGFLAGLTEGGVTPEVVASATATYTQEEAVPATESMLAAHPETDLVLGLNDSMALGALSVLRNQGNSTVLVAAAADGQKEALAEIANGGCTGQYVSTGLNSPSLAAEQVFDIAVGVATGQLDPATVQKISLTQAAGIGCENVSEYYDPSSVF from the coding sequence ATGCGCACCCCCCGCCTCCTCGCCGTCGCGGCGGCCGCGTCCCTCGCGCTGCTGTCCGCCTGCGGCACCGTCGGCTCGAACTCCTCACCGGACCAGGCGCAGGAGCCGAAGCCGGTCAGCGAGGTGACTATCGGCTTCGCCCAACGTCAGATGGACGCGCCGTACTACGCGGCCATGGAGGCGATGGCGCAGGAGCGCGCCCGGGCCGAGGGCTTCCACCTGCTGTTCCAGAACGCAGGCGGCGACCCGGTCACCCAGCTCAACCAGGTGCAGGCGATGCTCGCCCAGGGCGTCGACGCGCTGGTCGTCAACGCGATCAGCCCGGAGACCCAGCGCACCCAGCTGGAGCAGGCCGCGGGTGAGGTGCCCGTGCTGTTCGTCGACACCTCGATCCCGGACGTCGGGCTCACCGCGGTGCAGTCGAACAACAAGGAGATCGGGCGCCTGTCGGGCCTGCTCACCGCGCAGCGCTTCGGCTCGGGCGCCACGATCCAGGTGGCGATCCTCAACGGCGGCCCGAACGACGAGATCGTCGGACCGGCCCGACAGGAGGGCTTCCTCGCCGGGCTCACCGAGGGCGGGGTGACCCCGGAGGTCGTCGCCTCCGCGACAGCCACCTACACCCAGGAGGAGGCGGTCCCGGCCACCGAGTCGATGCTCGCCGCGCACCCGGAGACCGACCTGGTGCTCGGCCTGAACGACTCGATGGCCCTCGGTGCGCTGAGCGTGCTCCGCAACCAGGGCAACAGCACGGTCCTCGTCGCCGCGGCGGCCGACGGGCAGAAGGAGGCGCTCGCCGAGATCGCGAACGGCGGGTGCACCGGGCAGTACGTCTCCACCGGGCTGAACTCGCCGAGCCTGGCCGCGGAGCAGGTCTTCGACATCGCGGTCGGCGTGGCCACCGGGCAGCTCGACCCGGCCACGGTCCAGAAGATCTCGCTCACCCAGGCGGCGGGCATCGGCTGCGAGAACGTGTCGGAGTACTACGACCCGAGCAGCGTCTTCTGA
- a CDS encoding zinc-dependent alcohol dehydrogenase, producing MSNMRQVVVTSSEDIEVMEVPRPGPPAPGQVLVASRLVGICGTDVHAAAGHHPFIDRPYRPGHEVVGVVEQVGEGVTDLAAGDRVVLEPNLTCGECPQCRDGRYNICRNLAVFGCQTPGGMGDVFVVARDRLHRIPDGMSDELAALVEPLATPVHAVRRAGLRAGSRVAVLGAGPIGLLVLVAARAAGAEVVVVTDVLPEKLDRARRLGAAEALRADAPDLVDRAAAVLQGADVVFDCVASAGSMAQAVELVDKGGTVMVVGIAAGPTSIPLHLVQDREISVIGSLMYVREDVEQAIALLSSGAVAADELVTAVYPLDRAAEAFAASADPQQVKVLVSVGDTA from the coding sequence ATGAGCAACATGCGCCAGGTCGTCGTGACCTCGTCCGAGGACATCGAGGTGATGGAGGTGCCCCGGCCGGGGCCGCCCGCGCCGGGGCAGGTGCTGGTCGCGAGCCGGCTGGTCGGCATCTGCGGCACCGACGTGCACGCAGCGGCCGGGCACCACCCGTTCATCGACCGGCCCTACCGGCCCGGCCACGAGGTGGTCGGCGTCGTCGAGCAGGTGGGGGAGGGGGTCACCGACCTCGCCGCGGGCGACCGCGTCGTGCTCGAACCCAACCTGACCTGCGGCGAGTGCCCGCAGTGCCGCGACGGCCGCTACAACATCTGCCGCAACCTCGCCGTCTTCGGCTGCCAGACGCCGGGCGGCATGGGCGACGTGTTCGTCGTGGCCCGCGACCGGCTGCACCGGATCCCCGACGGCATGTCCGACGAGCTCGCCGCGCTGGTGGAGCCGCTCGCCACGCCGGTGCACGCGGTGCGGAGAGCGGGGCTCCGAGCGGGCAGCCGGGTGGCCGTGCTCGGCGCGGGCCCGATCGGGCTGCTCGTGCTGGTCGCGGCGCGGGCCGCGGGCGCCGAGGTCGTGGTCGTCACCGACGTGCTGCCCGAGAAGCTGGACCGGGCCCGGCGCCTGGGCGCCGCCGAGGCGCTGCGCGCCGACGCCCCCGACCTGGTCGACCGGGCGGCCGCCGTGCTGCAGGGCGCCGACGTGGTGTTCGACTGCGTCGCCTCCGCCGGCTCGATGGCCCAGGCCGTCGAGCTGGTCGACAAGGGCGGCACGGTGATGGTCGTCGGCATCGCCGCCGGTCCCACCTCGATCCCGCTGCACCTGGTGCAGGACCGGGAGATCTCGGTGATCGGCAGCCTCATGTACGTCCGGGAGGACGTGGAGCAGGCGATCGCGCTGCTCTCCTCCGGGGCGGTGGCGGCCGACGAGCTCGTCACCGCCGTCTACCCGCTCGACCGGGCCGCCGAGGCGTTCGCGGCCTCGGCCGACCCGCAGCAGGTGAAGGTGCTCGTCTCGGTCGGCGACACCGCCTGA
- a CDS encoding NAD(P)-dependent oxidoreductase, whose amino-acid sequence MTARVLVTPRSLTSAGLDAVAELAPLRDAGFALVPGPAGRTPTEAEQLALVPGCVGWLAGVEPIGARVLAAATDLRVISRNGSGTDAIDTAAAARAGIRVLRAEGANAQGVAELALALALAGLRHVPWSAAALRAGGWDRHPGRELDECRVGVVGLGAIGARVARLFRGLGADVVGTDPVVDPATAPVPVVTLDALLATCDVVTLHAPPAADGRPLLDADRLAGVRRGAVLVNTARAALVDDGAVLAALDDGRLAAYAVDAFETEPPELTPLLRHERVVATPHVGGFTGASVRRATAQAVENLIAALTEVRA is encoded by the coding sequence ATGACCGCGCGCGTGCTCGTGACCCCGCGCTCGCTCACCTCGGCCGGGCTCGACGCGGTCGCGGAGCTGGCACCGCTGCGCGATGCCGGGTTCGCGCTCGTGCCGGGGCCCGCGGGCCGCACCCCGACCGAGGCGGAGCAACTCGCGCTCGTGCCCGGCTGCGTCGGCTGGCTCGCAGGTGTGGAGCCGATCGGGGCGCGGGTGCTTGCCGCGGCCACCGACCTGCGCGTGATCAGCCGCAACGGATCAGGCACCGACGCGATCGACACGGCCGCCGCGGCCCGCGCGGGAATCCGCGTGCTGCGCGCGGAGGGCGCCAACGCGCAGGGCGTCGCGGAGCTGGCGCTGGCGCTCGCGCTGGCCGGGCTGCGCCACGTCCCGTGGTCGGCCGCCGCGCTGCGGGCCGGCGGCTGGGACCGCCACCCGGGCCGCGAGCTCGACGAGTGCCGTGTGGGCGTGGTCGGGCTGGGTGCGATCGGCGCTCGCGTGGCGCGGCTGTTCCGCGGGCTCGGCGCCGACGTCGTGGGAACCGACCCGGTCGTGGACCCGGCCACCGCGCCCGTCCCGGTCGTGACGCTCGACGCGCTGCTGGCGACCTGCGACGTCGTCACGCTGCACGCCCCGCCCGCCGCCGACGGCCGCCCGCTGCTGGACGCGGACCGGTTGGCAGGCGTGCGCAGGGGAGCGGTGCTGGTCAACACCGCGCGGGCGGCCCTCGTCGACGACGGCGCCGTGCTCGCAGCACTGGACGACGGGCGCCTGGCCGCCTACGCCGTCGACGCGTTCGAGACCGAGCCCCCCGAGCTCACCCCGTTGCTGCGCCACGAGCGCGTGGTGGCGACCCCGCACGTCGGCGGGTTCACCGGGGCGAGCGTCCGGCGCGCGACCGCGCAGGCCGTCGAGAACCTCATCGCCGCGCTCACGGAGGTCCGGGCATGA
- a CDS encoding ABC transporter permease, producing the protein MTVTEKTARTAPDAGAAPRAWAGRGGAWLRNQYPLLILVALVVLAAMLSDAFLSTRNLENLVLQMSVIGIVALAQFIVVVSGGIDISVGSVLGLACVLSAGLFGGSSVIVSVLVALGVGALLGAVNGFLVAFRGLEPFIVTLGMLALARGLVYAYTEGVPVRPADPAFTVAGTATVLGVPVLGILWVAVAVGMAFLLRRTVFGRRVYAVGSTREAAHASGVPVRGTLLAVYVIAGLLVGLGGFLLASRVGAGTPTAGTLFELDAIAAVVIGGARLAGGQGRVFGAVVGTAIFGVITNLLVLLNVSTFLQDAFRGALILLAVALATIGRTGTRRGH; encoded by the coding sequence ATGACCGTCACCGAGAAGACCGCCCGGACCGCCCCCGACGCCGGTGCGGCGCCGCGCGCGTGGGCCGGCCGCGGCGGGGCGTGGCTGCGCAACCAGTACCCGCTGCTCATCCTCGTCGCGCTGGTGGTGCTCGCGGCGATGCTCTCCGACGCGTTCCTCTCCACGCGCAACCTCGAGAACCTCGTGCTGCAGATGTCGGTGATCGGCATCGTCGCGCTGGCGCAGTTCATCGTCGTGGTGTCCGGCGGCATCGACATCAGCGTCGGCTCGGTGCTGGGGTTGGCCTGCGTGCTGTCGGCCGGCCTCTTCGGCGGGTCGTCGGTGATCGTGTCGGTGCTGGTGGCGCTGGGCGTCGGGGCGCTGCTGGGGGCCGTCAACGGGTTCCTCGTCGCGTTCCGCGGCCTGGAGCCGTTCATCGTCACCCTCGGCATGCTCGCGCTGGCCCGCGGGCTGGTGTACGCCTACACGGAGGGCGTGCCGGTCCGGCCCGCGGATCCCGCGTTCACGGTGGCCGGCACCGCCACCGTGCTCGGGGTGCCGGTGCTCGGCATCCTCTGGGTCGCCGTCGCCGTCGGCATGGCGTTCCTGCTGCGCCGCACGGTCTTCGGCCGCCGCGTGTACGCCGTCGGCAGCACGCGGGAGGCCGCCCACGCCTCGGGCGTGCCGGTGCGCGGCACGCTCCTGGCCGTCTACGTCATCGCCGGGCTGCTCGTCGGCCTCGGCGGGTTCCTGCTGGCGTCCCGGGTCGGGGCGGGCACACCGACCGCAGGCACCCTCTTCGAGCTGGACGCGATCGCCGCCGTCGTCATCGGCGGGGCGCGGCTGGCCGGCGGGCAGGGCCGCGTGTTCGGCGCCGTCGTCGGTACCGCGATCTTCGGCGTCATCACGAACCTGCTCGTGCTGCTCAACGTCTCGACGTTCCTGCAGGACGCCTTCCGCGGCGCCCTGATCCTGCTCGCGGTGGCGCTGGCCACCATCGGCCGCACCGGCACCCGGCGCGGTCACTGA
- a CDS encoding sugar ABC transporter substrate-binding protein, with protein sequence MSVPKRSVLRGSRTRITAAGAALLALFAAGCSSASEDAANRSAPAAPENVVLVQSIRSLSNPYHANWAKGGEMFARSVGMPVQTLANEGDSQQQLNQIKSVLSGGSTVVLNVDPNTSSDTQAIVRAVQEAGGHVVTHWNKPDELAPADVGNGWVAHVTFDGRVGGYETAKALISAMGGSGGIIALQGILDNVPAKQRFAGLEKALQENPGVQLLDQQTAEWNRNKAFQVTQTLLAKHSGQVKGIWAANDDMALGALEALRAAGLAGQVPIVGNDAVPEALEAIQAGDSGYVATVSSDAYWQGAAGLALAYKAATGQYDVAAASPGDRAFYGEQFVITKDNVADFLTPPTEADLADDIADPLARNTGALE encoded by the coding sequence ATGAGTGTCCCGAAGCGCTCCGTCCTGCGCGGATCGCGTACTCGCATCACCGCCGCCGGTGCGGCGCTGCTCGCCCTGTTCGCCGCCGGCTGCTCGTCGGCCAGCGAGGACGCGGCGAATCGCTCCGCCCCCGCGGCGCCGGAGAATGTGGTGCTCGTGCAGTCGATCCGCAGCCTGTCCAACCCCTACCACGCCAACTGGGCGAAGGGCGGCGAGATGTTCGCCCGGTCGGTCGGGATGCCGGTGCAGACCCTCGCGAACGAGGGCGACTCCCAGCAGCAGCTCAACCAGATCAAGTCGGTGCTCAGCGGCGGCAGCACGGTCGTGCTCAACGTCGACCCGAACACCTCATCGGACACGCAGGCGATCGTCCGGGCGGTGCAGGAGGCGGGCGGCCACGTCGTCACGCACTGGAACAAGCCCGACGAGCTCGCGCCCGCCGACGTCGGCAACGGCTGGGTCGCCCACGTCACGTTCGACGGTCGCGTCGGCGGCTACGAGACCGCGAAGGCGCTGATCTCCGCCATGGGCGGCAGCGGCGGCATCATCGCCTTGCAGGGCATCCTCGACAACGTCCCGGCCAAGCAGCGCTTCGCCGGGTTGGAGAAGGCCCTGCAGGAGAACCCCGGCGTGCAGCTGCTCGACCAGCAGACCGCCGAGTGGAACCGGAACAAGGCGTTCCAGGTGACCCAGACGCTGCTCGCCAAGCACAGCGGGCAGGTCAAGGGGATCTGGGCGGCCAACGACGACATGGCCCTCGGCGCGCTGGAGGCCCTGCGTGCGGCCGGGCTGGCCGGACAGGTGCCGATCGTCGGCAACGACGCGGTGCCCGAGGCCCTCGAAGCCATCCAGGCAGGCGACAGCGGTTACGTCGCGACGGTGTCCTCGGACGCCTACTGGCAGGGCGCCGCGGGTCTCGCACTCGCGTACAAGGCCGCCACCGGTCAGTACGACGTCGCCGCCGCGAGCCCCGGCGACCGCGCGTTCTACGGCGAGCAGTTCGTGATCACGAAGGACAACGTCGCGGACTTCCTCACCCCGCCCACCGAGGCCGACCTCGCCGACGACATCGCCGACCCGCTCGCTCGCAACACGGGCGCCCTCGAATGA
- a CDS encoding shikimate dehydrogenase family protein: protein MTADPTALDPAPGELPRPAQRPTLYFVGVTTGRSSIRTVFPRWAQALGLGDVPLVGVDLPLHAPREDYRRIVEFLAADPLSAGALVTTHKIDLYAACADLFAEIDPLARLMGEVSCLAKPDGALVASAKDPITAGLALDSIIPKGRLATAPADAFVMGAGGSAIAISWYLTRPERGADRPSRIVVTDPDRGRLAALRRVHDELGTDVPVECRPIDGAPDNDALLAGLAPGSLVVNATGLGKDAPGSPLTGAARFPAGAVAWDLNYRGELVFLDQARTAGVREHDGWEYFLHGWTRVIAEVFQVEIPTSGPRFAELGRLAAEVRR, encoded by the coding sequence GTGACCGCGGACCCGACGGCGCTCGACCCGGCCCCCGGCGAGCTGCCGCGGCCCGCGCAGCGGCCCACGCTGTACTTCGTCGGCGTCACGACCGGACGCTCGTCGATCCGCACCGTGTTCCCGCGGTGGGCGCAGGCGCTCGGGCTGGGCGACGTGCCGCTGGTCGGGGTGGACCTGCCGCTGCACGCGCCGCGTGAGGACTACCGGCGGATCGTGGAGTTCCTCGCCGCCGACCCGCTGAGCGCGGGCGCACTCGTCACCACCCACAAGATCGACCTGTACGCGGCGTGCGCCGACCTGTTCGCCGAGATCGACCCGCTCGCGCGGCTGATGGGCGAGGTGAGCTGCCTGGCCAAGCCGGACGGCGCGCTCGTCGCCTCCGCGAAGGACCCGATCACGGCCGGACTCGCACTGGACTCGATCATTCCGAAGGGTCGCTTGGCGACCGCCCCGGCCGACGCGTTCGTCATGGGCGCGGGGGGTTCGGCGATCGCGATCAGCTGGTACCTCACCCGGCCCGAGCGCGGGGCGGACCGGCCTTCGCGGATCGTCGTGACCGACCCGGACCGCGGCCGGCTCGCCGCGCTGCGCCGGGTGCACGACGAGCTGGGCACCGACGTGCCCGTGGAGTGCCGGCCGATCGACGGCGCGCCGGACAACGACGCGCTGCTCGCCGGCCTGGCCCCGGGCTCGCTCGTGGTCAACGCGACCGGGCTGGGCAAGGACGCCCCCGGCTCGCCGCTGACCGGCGCCGCGCGGTTCCCGGCGGGCGCCGTGGCGTGGGACCTCAACTACCGCGGTGAGCTGGTGTTCCTCGACCAGGCACGTACGGCGGGGGTGCGCGAGCACGACGGCTGGGAGTACTTCCTGCACGGCTGGACGAGGGTGATCGCCGAGGTCTTCCAGGTGGAGATCCCGACCTCCGGACCGCGGTTCGCCGAGCTGGGGCGCCTCGCGGCGGAGGTCCGGCGATGA
- a CDS encoding SIS domain-containing protein — MTGESVLELITGRQDRMRPSERKVAAAVLADPAAVVHMSMAGLADAAGVSEPTVMRFCTGLGFSGFQAFRLGLAQSLAVGIPVTHSAIEPDDPVEAMAGKIFDHTLSSLDRTRRSLDTAAVADAVETLVRATSVHFVGLGASGIIAQDALQHAVLFGVPCTAPVDLHQQYMAAAMCGPGEVVVAISNTGRTTSVLEVTERAKRAGAAVIAVTGGPGPLADLADVAIVLRTFEDTDIYTPTVSRLAGLVLVDVLATAVAVRRGPAHLERLREMKEALSAFRGSADGSRNVT, encoded by the coding sequence ATGACGGGCGAGTCGGTGCTGGAGCTCATCACCGGTCGGCAGGACCGGATGCGGCCGTCGGAGCGCAAGGTGGCCGCGGCGGTGCTCGCCGACCCCGCCGCGGTGGTCCACATGAGCATGGCCGGGCTCGCCGACGCCGCGGGCGTGAGTGAGCCGACCGTCATGCGGTTCTGCACCGGGCTTGGCTTCAGCGGGTTCCAGGCGTTCCGGCTGGGGCTCGCGCAGTCGCTGGCGGTGGGCATCCCGGTCACGCACTCCGCGATCGAGCCGGACGACCCGGTCGAGGCGATGGCGGGCAAGATCTTCGACCACACGCTGAGCAGCCTCGACCGCACCCGCCGATCCCTGGACACGGCGGCCGTCGCCGACGCCGTCGAGACGCTGGTGCGGGCCACGTCGGTGCACTTCGTGGGCCTCGGTGCCTCCGGGATCATCGCCCAGGACGCACTGCAGCACGCCGTGCTGTTCGGCGTGCCGTGCACCGCCCCCGTGGACCTGCACCAGCAGTACATGGCCGCGGCGATGTGCGGACCGGGCGAGGTGGTCGTGGCGATCTCCAACACCGGGCGCACGACATCGGTGCTGGAGGTCACCGAGCGCGCGAAGCGGGCAGGTGCGGCGGTCATCGCCGTCACCGGCGGGCCCGGGCCGCTCGCCGACCTCGCCGACGTCGCGATCGTCCTGCGCACCTTCGAGGACACCGACATCTACACCCCGACGGTGAGCAGGCTCGCCGGTCTCGTGCTCGTCGACGTCCTCGCGACGGCGGTGGCCGTGCGCCGCGGTCCGGCTCACCTGGAGCGGCTGCGGGAGATGAAGGAGGCGCTGTCGGCGTTCCGGGGCAGCGCCGACGGCAGCCGGAACGTGACTTGA
- a CDS encoding ABC transporter permease, whose translation MVGARPSVLAPTPLARRVIDAGPVLALVALAAVFSLLTDRFLTAGNAGSIADQTAILLVLAAGATFVILLGSIDLSVEGVMATSSLVAVLLAANDRNGNDLGYLAVLGGVGVGALFGLVNGLLHTRLRIPSFMVTLGTGAIGTGIATVLFGGQPPRMLDEGLRLWGTDRVLGVSRLALLALAVLLLGYLVQRYTRVGRTILLVGGDEQIARLAGLPVARYKVWAFVLAGSAAGLAGVMAATRLGVGDVQIGSGQLFATITAVVVGGTLLSGGRGGVLQTLVGALLISVLANGLILVGVDPAIQRSVQGVVIVVAIAATVWTQRRRTRVVK comes from the coding sequence GTGGTGGGGGCGAGGCCGTCCGTCCTCGCCCCCACCCCGCTGGCCCGCCGGGTGATCGACGCCGGGCCGGTGCTCGCCCTGGTGGCGCTCGCCGCGGTGTTCTCGCTGCTGACCGACCGGTTCCTGACGGCGGGCAACGCCGGCAGCATCGCCGACCAGACCGCCATCCTGCTCGTGCTCGCCGCCGGCGCGACGTTCGTGATCCTGCTCGGCAGCATCGACCTGTCCGTCGAGGGCGTGATGGCGACCTCGTCCCTGGTCGCGGTCCTGCTGGCGGCCAACGACCGCAACGGCAACGACCTCGGCTACCTCGCCGTCCTCGGTGGCGTCGGCGTGGGCGCGTTGTTCGGGCTGGTCAACGGCCTGCTGCACACCCGGCTGCGGATCCCCTCGTTCATGGTCACGCTCGGCACCGGGGCGATCGGCACCGGGATCGCCACGGTTCTGTTCGGCGGGCAGCCGCCGCGCATGCTCGACGAGGGGCTGCGGCTGTGGGGCACCGACCGGGTCCTCGGCGTCTCCCGCCTGGCGCTGCTCGCTCTCGCCGTGCTGCTGCTCGGCTACCTCGTGCAGCGCTATACCCGGGTGGGGCGCACGATCCTGCTCGTCGGCGGCGACGAGCAGATCGCCAGGCTCGCCGGGCTGCCGGTCGCGCGCTACAAGGTGTGGGCGTTCGTGCTCGCGGGTTCGGCCGCGGGCCTGGCCGGCGTGATGGCCGCGACCCGGCTCGGCGTCGGCGACGTGCAGATCGGATCGGGGCAGCTGTTCGCCACGATCACGGCGGTGGTCGTCGGCGGGACGTTGCTGTCCGGCGGCCGCGGCGGGGTGCTGCAGACGCTCGTCGGCGCGCTGCTGATCAGCGTGCTCGCCAACGGGCTGATCCTCGTCGGGGTGGACCCGGCGATCCAGCGCTCGGTGCAGGGCGTGGTGATCGTCGTGGCGATCGCCGCGACCGTGTGGACCCAGCGGCGGCGCACGCGGGTGGTGAAATGA